A stretch of Episyrphus balteatus chromosome 2, idEpiBalt1.1, whole genome shotgun sequence DNA encodes these proteins:
- the LOC129910637 gene encoding uncharacterized protein LOC129910637, with amino-acid sequence MNQLIINSTPNCNRVFLLKNLVKNFIASNRYASGCFEDKTKCPKGKIMNTSCDDNKHEMPPRKAPKKEEFKSMWENPKCEPSAATCPQIGFDALYYKPSDKAKREYQQTWIECPARLVKPVITCEFPKDQYPPLERRARKERPDTAKCMDTSKLELAPCSRQKDLKQNKNCVKIKLPGCRGVRSDIRCKLVREPANCQIVRSPYPSYSECTHPKIKPKRVGECECMKIRSMCEVWTVLRQKAIL; translated from the coding sequence aTGAATCAATTAATCATAAATTCAACTCCAAATTGCAATCGtgtatttttgctaaaaaatctAGTCAAGAATTTTATAGCTAGCAATCGTTATGCAAGCGGATGTTttgaagataaaacaaaatgtccaaaaggaaaaattatgaatacTTCCTGTGATGACAATAAACATGAAATGCCACCACGAAAGGCCCCCAAAAAGGAAGAATTCAAATCTATGTGGGAAAATCCAAAATGTGAACCTTCTGCTGCTACATGTCCTCAAATTGGTTTTGATGCCTTGTATTACAAGCCTTCCGATAAAGCAAAGCGTGAATATCAACAGACTTGGATTGAGTGCCCGGCACGTCTTGTCAAGCCAGTTATAACATGTGAATTCCCTAAGGATCAGTATCCTCCTCTTGAGCGCAGAGCAAGAAAGGAAAGACCAGACACTGCAAAATGCATGGACACAAGCAAGTTAGAATTGGCACCCTGTTCGAGACAAAaggatttaaaacaaaataagaactGTGTCAAGATCAAACTTCCAGGATGTCGTGGTGTTCGTTCGGATATTAGGTGTAAATTAGTTCGAGAGCCAGCCAACTGCCAGATTGTTCGAAGTCCTTATCCAAGCTACTCGGAGTGCACTCATCCCAAAATAAAACCTAAACGTGTGGGCGAGTGTGAGTGTATGAAGATTCGTTCGATGTGTGAAGTTTGGACAGTCTTGAGACAAAAGGCTATTCTATAA
- the LOC129908441 gene encoding 40S ribosomal protein S4, with product MARGPKKHLKRLAAPKAWMLDKLGGVFAPRPSTGPHKLRESLPLMIFLRNRLKYALTGSEVTKIVMQRLIKVDGKVRTDPTFPAGFMDVITIEKTGEYFRLVYDVKGRFTIHRISAEEAKYKLCKVRKTQLGSKGVPFLVTHDGRTIRYPDPLIKANDTVQVDIANGKVTDYIKFDSGNLCMITGGRNLGRVGTVVNRERHPGSFDIVHVKDTQGHVFATRLTNVFIIGKGNKPYVSLPKGKGVKLSISEERDKRLAAKTH from the exons ATG gcGCGAGGACCCAAAAAACATTTGAAGCGTTTAGCAGCACCAAAGGCATGGATGTTGGACAAATTGGGAGGAGTTTTTGCTCCTCGTCCATCAACTGGCCCACACAAACTTAGGGAATCCCTGCCCTTGATGATCTTCTTGAGAAATCGTCTAAAGTACGCCCTTACCGGCTCTGAAGTTACCAAAATTGTTATGCAGCGTTTGATTAAGGTTGACGGCAAAGTTCGTACCGACCCAACTTTCCCAGCTGGATTCATGG ATGTCATCACCATTGAAAAGACTGGCGAATACTTCCGTTTGGTCTATGATGTCAAGGGACGTTTCACCATTCACCGTATCTCCGCCGAGGAAGCTAAG tACAAGCTGTGCAAGGTTCGCAAGACCCAACTCGGCTCCAAGGGAGTTCCTTTCTTGGTCACACACGACGGCAGGACCATCCGTTACCCTGATCCATTGATCAAGGCCAACGACACCGTTCAAGTTGACATTGCCAACGGCAAAGTCACTGACTACATCAAGTTTGATTCCG gAAACTTGTGCATGATTACTGGAGGTAGAAATTTGGGACGTGTCGGCACAGTCGTCAACCGTGAAAGACATCCAGGTTCTTTCGATATTGTCCACGTTAAGGATACACAGGGTCATGTGTTTGCCACCAGATTGACAAACGTTTTCATCATTGGCAAGGGCAACAAGCCATACGTTTCGCTGCCAAAGGGCAAGGGTGTGAAATTGAGCATTTCTGAGGAGCGTGACAAGCGATTGGCCGCTAAGACTCATTAa